A window of Chryseobacterium shandongense genomic DNA:
GATTTGCACTGAATTGAGGTCCCGAAGGAGTAAAGGTATAATTAGCATTTGAATCATAATTGCTTATCTGATAAACGCCATATTTTGAACCACAAGTAGATTGTGAATAGAATTTAATTGCAGGCGTGGGTGTAGGTGTTCCCGTAATAGTAAAAGATGCTTTGAAATTGCTTCCGGAATTATCCAGTTTTCGGGTCAAATCACAAGCAGTTGTTGAAGTTTCACTTCCCGTATATTCAAGAAATAATTCAAGAGTATAATCTCCGGGACATCGTTTCGTTAAATCAATATTGTAATCTAATTTATTCCATTTTTGATCATGCCCAGAACAAGGATCTCCTGTAGGAAATGAACTTCCTGAGCAATTTTCTCTAAAAGGTAAAGCTTCTCGTAAAAAACTACCCGGAGTATCTCCGGTTTTATAAATCCTGTAATTAACTGTGCCTCCACAGAAATTACCTCCGGGCTCTTCATAGATTTGAAGCTCTAAACCAATAATTTTTAAGCTTTGACTATTTGCAGCAAAACTCCCTAAATTAGCTCCATTAAACTGAGTAGAAGAAATTGCAGTGCCTTCGTATGAATACCATTTATTGGTGCCGCCTGCATTAAACTCGATAGCTGCTTCAAATATTCCGATTTTTTGAGCGCTTGTAATTACTGAAAAACTACAAAAAACTACTGCTAAGAGTAGTTTTTTTACTACTGTTAATTTTTTTATCATATGTGAAATTTTAGATTCGTTGCAAATATAATAACCCTTAAATAATTCTTGAATACTCGTTTTTACACATATTCCTATAATATTTGTAATTAAAATTATTTCAAAGATGCTGTTTCAAAAATATGTTTGATTTAGATTATAAATAAATTCATATATGTGCATTTCAGATATTAAAAAAATAAATCTCAAATAATTCGTTTTCAAATTAAAATGCACATTTTTCACTAAATTTGCACTGTGTTTATAAATAAAGAAGATTTAAACGAATTAGAGTTTCCGCAATTGCTCGCGGAGATCTCTCCATTTGCATATTCTCCCAAGACAAGAGAAAAAATTCTTCAGCTTCGTCCGATGGAAATTGATGAGGCCGAACTTTCCCTGAAGAAAACTTCAGAATATTTATCCAGTTTTGAAAGTTCCAATGCCATTCCCTTTGACGAATATGAAGATATTGAAAGCGAACTGAAATTAATGCTGATTGAAAATTACCGCCTTGAAAACAGTGCTTTTATCAAAATAAAAACCCTCACGGAACAGATAGGTAAACTTCAGAAGTTTTTCCCGACCATGCCGGAAACCTTCCCAACTTTAATGGAAGATGCTTCTGTTTTGGAATTCAGAAAAGAAATTATAGATAAGGTTGATAAAGTTTTCAACCGTTTCGGAGAAGTGAAAAGTGAAGCTTCACCAGCCTTAAAAGTTTTGAGAACCGAAATTCAGCACGCTAAAAAAGCAATTCAGGAAAACTTTAACAGAGCTTTGTTTAATTATGGACAGAGTGAATTCTTAGATGACATCCGTGAAACGATTATTGATGACCAGCGGGTTTTAGCCGTAAAATCAGGATTCAAGAAAAGAGTTCCGGGAAGAGTATTGGGATTATCCAAAACCGGTTCAATTACCTATATCCAGCCGGATTCTGTAGTAAAGCATTATTTCAAGCTTAAAGAAAACGAAGAGGAAGAAAAAAAGGAAATTGATAAAATCCTGAGAAAGCTTACTGCGGAACTTGCAGAATTTCAGCCGCAGCTCTGGAGATATCAGAAATATATTTTCGACCTTGATTTAACAAGAGCAAAAGCGAAATTTGCAGAGCTGATCAACGCTGTTTTGCCGAAGATCAACCGTCATAAAACATTAAGGTTAAGAGATGCTTTTCATCCTTTGTTGTTTTTAAGAAATAAAGCGGAAAATAAAACGATTTATCCTCAAACCCTTACTTTTACGGAACACAACAGGATTATCTGTATCTCCGGCCCGAATGCGGGTGGAAAATCAATTACGCTGAAAACCGTTGGGTTGCTTCAGCTGATGATTCAGAGTGGAATCCTGGTTCCGGTGCATCCTAAATCCGAAATGTTTTTCTTTGAGAAGATCATGACCGATATTGGTGACAACCAGTCTATTGAAAACCATCTCTCGACGTATTCTTCACGATTAAGGAAAATGTCGGGAATCATCCGTGAAGCAGATGCGAACACACTTTTACTGATTGACGAATTTGGTACCGGCTCCGACCCTGAGTTAGGAGGCGCTTTAGCCGAAAGTTTCCTGGAGTTTTTCTACGATAAGAAAAGTTTTGCAATCATCACCACACATTATACCAATATAAAACTGGTGGTGGAACAGCTTCCGAATGCACAGAATGCAGCCATGCTCTTTAATGAAGACACGCTCGAACCGATGTATAAACTTGAAGTAGGACAAGCGGGAAGCTCCTTTACTTTTGAAGTAGCCGAGAAAAATAAAATTCCGAGGTTCATTATCCACTCTGCCAAGAAAAAGGTAGAACATGATATCGTAAATCTTGATAAAACCATCGTCAAACTTCAACAGGAAAAATATGAAGTTGAAAAGCTGAAATCCGATCTTGCAGAACGAAAAGAATCTGTTGAAGACAAACGCGATAACCTTCAAAAGCTGAATGAGCAGCTTCAGCAAAAATTGTATAATTTCCAGAAGCTTTATGAAGAAGAACATTGTAAACTGCAGTTCGGAAACAAGATTGAAACCTTCATCGATAGCTATACAAAAGGAAAATCTAGAAAAGATGTCGTGAAAGATTTTGTAAAACTCCTGGAACAGGAAAAATTCCGTAAACTGGGTGCTGACAAAGACGAAAGCAAGCGACTACAGGTTGTAAAACGAAAAATCACGCAACAGCTGAAGAAAGAGGAAGTGATTGAAAAAATTGCTGAAACAAACGAAAAATTAGAAGAAAAACGGCAAACTGACCGTTCCTTATGGATGAAAGTAGGACAAAGAGTCCGTATTGCCGGAAGCACAAGTGTGGGAACGATTGAAAAAATTTCGAAGAAAAAAGTAGTGGTGAACTATGGAACGTTCAAAACAACAATTGATGCAGATGAGCTGGAAAGAATTTAATGTTGAATAATGACTGTAAAAACGCTGATTACTTTTAAGGATTTTTTGATTTTTAACTTAAAAAATTCATTACTACGAATCATTGTATTTCCGATAATTGCATTGATTTTTTTTGGAATAAATTATTTTAATACAGATAATGATAATCGGGAATTTATGGAATCAGCATCAATCTGGCTGATCGTTTTCTTTGTTTTCATCATTATCCGCACTTATTTTAGCGTAAAGAATATTTTTAATTCCAACAAAAAAATTCAGGAGGTTATTTCTTATACTTTTACGGATGAAAAAATCCGCACGAAGGGCGAAACTTTTGACGGAGATTTTACATGGAATTCGGTGTATAAAGTCAAGGAAAACAAAGATTGGTTTCTGATTTACCAAAGTGCGCAGACAATGAATATGGTTCCTAAAAAGTTTTTTACAAAGGATCAGATTTCAGGACTTAGAGATCTCATCAGACAGAATAAAGTAAAAGCAAAACTCAGGAATGACTGAATAAAAATAGTGAGAGTGCCGAAAAGCACTCTTTTTTTATTTTAAATTAGTAAATTATTCTCTTATATTGCTACATTTGAAGTATGATCAAAACCATAAAAATTCTTTGGATTTTTTATTTGAAATTATTAATTCCGGCTCTATTGTTTTCTATGCTTCTGGCTTTTCAGTCGGGCTTTTCTATCGGAAATTTCGGATTTTGTTTTCTGGTTATGCTGCCGGCATTTCATTTTTTAATTTATGAAGTAAGACTGAAAAGAGAATACCTATTTTTTGCCAATTTTGGCTTTCCACGGCAACTTCTTTGGATCTTGACCGTCTCCATAGGATTTGTTATCAACCTTATTTCTAAATTGTTATGAGCAAACTTCATATTGACAGTGTCACAAAATCTTACGGTTCAAGAACAATTCTGAAAGACATTTATTTAAGCTGTGAAAAAGGAAAAATTGTGGCTTTAATTGGTGGCATCGGATCCGGAAAATCAACATTGTTACAGATTATTTTCGGAACGCTGAAGGGAGATTCTCAGTTTATTAAATTCAATGACCAGGTTCTTACAAAGCAATCCGATAGAAAAAACAAGATTGCCTATCTTCCCCAAACACTAATGTTTCCAAAAGATATTAAAATTAAAAATCTGATTTCTTTATTCTGTAATGAAATAAATACTCAAAAACTTTTTAATTCTGATCTAATTCAACCTGTATTAAACAGAACCATGAGAAACCTTTCCGGAGGCGAAAGAAGAATGGTTGAAGTATTAACGATCATCCATTCCGACGCAGACTTTATCTTACTGGAAGAACCTTACAGCGGCCTGTCCCCAATTTTAAAAGAAAAGATTATGAATATGATTATGGAATTATCCCAAGAAAAAGGCTTTATCATTTCAGATTTTAACGTGGAGGAAGCGATAAAAATTTCGGATGAATTTTACCTTCTTTCCAACACTTCTTTAAAACAAATGAAAGATTTAAAAGAATTGCAACAGGATTATTATCTTCCGAAAAACATTTAATTTATATATTTGACAATCAAAAAATTTCATGATGCCCGTACATAAAACATTATATATATTCATTCTTAGTTTTCTTTTTGTGTTTTTCGCCAAAGGCCAGGATAAAGTTCCTTTTGGCGTGGTAAAAGCAGAAGAAGGTTACGCCATGGTACGTGTTCACAAGGACGACTACCGTAAAATTATTGATAAGATCCGAATGAAAACCGGTGATGTTTTTATTTATGTGAAGCCTGCTCCCGGAGAAACAGAATGGATATGGATCAAATATCCCGAAAAGGATGATACCGACAAGCCGTTTGTGCGCTACGACAGCATTACCAAAGAAGGCATGGTAAATAAAAACCGGGTGGTATTCATTGACAAGCTTCCTCAGTTCACTCCTTCAAAATCGAAAAACGGCAGATCGCTTATTTTTACGGATGATACGAATCCTAAAATTCCGGGAAATCAGAGAACAAAAGTGATTATCGACGTTTATCCTTCTTATGCGAAACTTAAAAAGCAGGAAAAAGATGCTGAAGGAAATATCATCAAAATTGACAAGGTGAAATCCTGGGGTGTCAGTAAGGAAATTCCTGAAGGACTAACGGAAATAAAATCGGTACGGGTTCAACAGCCGGGAAGAGGTTCTGTTTTTGTGAGAGATGCTATCAAAAATATGTTTCAACCGACAATGGATTTCAATAATGTTGGTGTAACCGCCATCGATAATGATCATATTTTCCTCTACATGACCAACGGTTCGGGAGAAAACAGGTACACAACGATCTGGACAATCAAACAGGGAAAAGTACAAAGCCAGATCATCTATAAAAACCCGGAATAATTCAGTAATATTCATTATTTTTGCTATCGAAAGTCCAGCTTTTGGCTTTCAGGAAATTGGTTTTGCTTAACTGCAGATTAAAAGGGAATCGTGTGAAAATCACGAACTGTCGCGCAACTGTAAGTAACTGAAGTCTTTATTAATAATCCACTGTATATTTTACGGGAAGGAAATAAAGATGTTACAAGTCAGGAGACCTGCCTTTTTCTTTAGCATACAACTTTCGCGATTTGAAGTTTGTTGATCTATAGAGATGCTCAGAGATTTTCTTCTCTGCTTTTTCTGTTGTTTTCAACTTTCATGTCGCTTTAATTAATAATGAAATATGACTACAGAAGAAAGAATTGAAGCCTCGGAAACCAGAATTTTCAAAGCCGTTTTTCCCAACACTACCAACCATTACGATACGCTTTTCGGAGGAACCGCCATGCAGCTGATGGATGAAGTAGCCTTTATTGCGGCGACACGCTTTGCCAGAAAACGTGTCGTAACGGTAAGCAGTGACAAGATCGATTTTAAGCGGTCTATTCCTGCCGGAACGATTGTGGAATTGATAGGGAGAGTGGTGCACGTGGGAAATACAAGTATGAAAGTAAATGTGGAAATCTACACCGAGCAGATGTATTCTTATGAAAGGGAAAGAGCCATCGTGGGGGATTTTACTTTTGTCGCGATTGATGAATTTAAGAAACCAATTCAGATTTTATAAAGCTTTTTATAGTCCCACAGATAGCACAGATTTCACAAATTTGTGCTATGTTTTAAATGAAATATGTGTAAAACCCTTAGTCTACTTTATCTTACTAAATCTACGGAATCTGCGGGAAAATTATTGTAGAAGTTTTTGTTAACCACAGATGGCAAAGATTTTCACAGAC
This region includes:
- a CDS encoding YcxB family protein, with the protein product MESASIWLIVFFVFIIIRTYFSVKNIFNSNKKIQEVISYTFTDEKIRTKGETFDGDFTWNSVYKVKENKDWFLIYQSAQTMNMVPKKFFTKDQISGLRDLIRQNKVKAKLRND
- a CDS encoding endonuclease MutS2, with the protein product MFINKEDLNELEFPQLLAEISPFAYSPKTREKILQLRPMEIDEAELSLKKTSEYLSSFESSNAIPFDEYEDIESELKLMLIENYRLENSAFIKIKTLTEQIGKLQKFFPTMPETFPTLMEDASVLEFRKEIIDKVDKVFNRFGEVKSEASPALKVLRTEIQHAKKAIQENFNRALFNYGQSEFLDDIRETIIDDQRVLAVKSGFKKRVPGRVLGLSKTGSITYIQPDSVVKHYFKLKENEEEEKKEIDKILRKLTAELAEFQPQLWRYQKYIFDLDLTRAKAKFAELINAVLPKINRHKTLRLRDAFHPLLFLRNKAENKTIYPQTLTFTEHNRIICISGPNAGGKSITLKTVGLLQLMIQSGILVPVHPKSEMFFFEKIMTDIGDNQSIENHLSTYSSRLRKMSGIIREADANTLLLIDEFGTGSDPELGGALAESFLEFFYDKKSFAIITTHYTNIKLVVEQLPNAQNAAMLFNEDTLEPMYKLEVGQAGSSFTFEVAEKNKIPRFIIHSAKKKVEHDIVNLDKTIVKLQQEKYEVEKLKSDLAERKESVEDKRDNLQKLNEQLQQKLYNFQKLYEEEHCKLQFGNKIETFIDSYTKGKSRKDVVKDFVKLLEQEKFRKLGADKDESKRLQVVKRKITQQLKKEEVIEKIAETNEKLEEKRQTDRSLWMKVGQRVRIAGSTSVGTIEKISKKKVVVNYGTFKTTIDADELERI
- a CDS encoding ATP-binding cassette domain-containing protein, whose translation is MSKLHIDSVTKSYGSRTILKDIYLSCEKGKIVALIGGIGSGKSTLLQIIFGTLKGDSQFIKFNDQVLTKQSDRKNKIAYLPQTLMFPKDIKIKNLISLFCNEINTQKLFNSDLIQPVLNRTMRNLSGGERRMVEVLTIIHSDADFILLEEPYSGLSPILKEKIMNMIMELSQEKGFIISDFNVEEAIKISDEFYLLSNTSLKQMKDLKELQQDYYLPKNI
- a CDS encoding acyl-CoA thioesterase: MTTEERIEASETRIFKAVFPNTTNHYDTLFGGTAMQLMDEVAFIAATRFARKRVVTVSSDKIDFKRSIPAGTIVELIGRVVHVGNTSMKVNVEIYTEQMYSYERERAIVGDFTFVAIDEFKKPIQIL